From a single Streptobacillus canis genomic region:
- a CDS encoding DUF1016 N-terminal domain-containing protein yields the protein MRFWYQFYKDYLIRLQAVSELEKVEEKIKSIPWGHNQRIMYKCKDVQEALFYVSKTIENGWSRIVLEHQIDGDIKDLEVQLPILIVDYRKYNQVLRNKQLKIHIILIF from the coding sequence ATAAGATTTTGGTATCAGTTTTATAAAGATTATTTAATTCGCTTACAAGCTGTAAGCGAATTAGAAAAAGTTGAAGAAAAGATAAAAAGTATTCCTTGGGGACACAATCAAAGGATTATGTATAAGTGTAAAGATGTTCAAGAGGCACTGTTTTATGTGAGTAAAACAATAGAAAATGGTTGGAGTAGAATAGTTTTGGAACATCAGATTGATGGAGATATAAAAGACTTGGAAGTGCAGTTACCAATTTTGATAGTAGATTACCGGAAATACAATCAGGTCTTGCGAAACAAACAATTAAAGATCCATATAATTTTGATTTTTTAA
- a CDS encoding DUF1016 N-terminal domain-containing protein encodes MDKKDLAIIGDSEYKKLLLDLKEKVRCSQLKAAVKVNYELLDLYWNLGKEIVEKQKDYSWGDRKNT; translated from the coding sequence ATGGATAAAAAAGATTTAGCTATAATTGGAGATAGTGAATATAAAAAACTACTTTTAGATTTAAAGGAAAAAGTTAGATGCAGTCAATTAAAAGCTGCAGTAAAAGTTAATTACGAATTGCTTGACTTGTATTGGAATTTAGGTAAGGAAATAGTAGAAAAACAGAAAGATTATTCTTGGGGAGATAGAAAAAATACTTAG